In the genome of Bacillus sp. Marseille-P3661, one region contains:
- a CDS encoding DUF2179 domain-containing protein, with amino-acid sequence MISALIIFIVQLLYVPILTLRTILAVKGMKKQAAAMGMLEGIIYVGALGLVFSDLSNYMNMIAYALGFGIGVYIGGLVEEKLAIGYVTIEANIPGKNNMLINRLREIGFSVSTSEVEGMNSLRYRLDCTARRDREKEFYEEITKYEPTAFVASYEPRNFKGGYITKAMKKRRELFLKKKRNKEAV; translated from the coding sequence CATTTTAACATTACGTACGATTCTTGCTGTAAAAGGAATGAAAAAACAAGCTGCAGCTATGGGGATGCTTGAAGGTATTATATATGTAGGTGCATTAGGATTAGTTTTTAGTGATTTATCTAATTATATGAATATGATTGCCTATGCGTTAGGTTTTGGAATAGGAGTTTACATTGGTGGGTTAGTAGAAGAAAAGCTGGCGATTGGGTATGTGACGATTGAGGCTAATATTCCTGGAAAAAATAATATGTTAATCAACCGCTTAAGAGAAATTGGCTTCAGCGTGTCGACAAGTGAAGTGGAAGGCATGAACTCATTGCGCTACAGATTAGACTGTACGGCACGTCGAGATCGAGAAAAGGAATTTTATGAAGAAATAACGAAATATGAACCAACTGCATTTGTCGCTTCGTATGAACCTAGAAATTTCAAAGGGGGATATATTACTAAAGCGATGAAAAAGCGAAGAGAGCTGTTTTTGAAAAAGAAACGGAATAAAGAAGCCGTATGA
- a CDS encoding HAD family hydrolase translates to MKCVSLDLDGTLLDSNHQISIEDQKVIQQMKEKGIEVIINTGRAYKDVIKIQAVQRINCPIFCLNGSIMFSETGELLYETSLSFELFHEFLPMLKKLGVGILVYTNQGGMPATLPQLRGKTNEEILQMFQHYDYEKIPEMKNIRIYKMVAWVDENSLNKIDIVKNKIQHIPSISYSSSFPNNLEITTKDAQKGKAIKRYEQIKNVEFDELYAFGDGGNDLSQFEVATASVAMENAPEDIKKQATFVTKSNDDSGVSYAIKHLLKLL, encoded by the coding sequence ATGAAGTGTGTATCGTTAGATCTAGACGGTACCTTGCTTGATTCTAATCATCAAATTTCAATAGAAGATCAAAAAGTTATCCAACAGATGAAGGAAAAAGGAATCGAAGTAATTATTAACACTGGAAGAGCATATAAAGACGTCATAAAAATTCAAGCTGTTCAAAGGATAAACTGCCCAATTTTTTGTTTGAATGGGTCAATTATGTTTTCAGAAACCGGTGAATTACTATATGAAACATCATTGAGTTTTGAGTTGTTTCATGAGTTCTTACCAATGCTAAAAAAGCTTGGTGTGGGGATTCTGGTATATACAAATCAAGGCGGAATGCCAGCAACACTCCCGCAATTAAGAGGAAAAACTAATGAAGAAATTCTACAAATGTTCCAACACTATGATTATGAAAAAATACCTGAAATGAAGAACATCCGAATTTATAAAATGGTAGCATGGGTTGATGAAAATTCGCTTAATAAAATTGATATTGTGAAGAATAAAATTCAGCATATACCATCTATTTCCTATTCATCTTCATTTCCTAACAATCTTGAGATTACGACAAAAGATGCTCAAAAAGGAAAAGCGATTAAACGCTATGAGCAAATCAAAAATGTGGAATTTGATGAACTTTATGCTTTTGGTGATGGTGGTAATGATCTTTCCCAATTTGAAGTAGCGACTGCATCGGTGGCCATGGAAAATGCTCCAGAGGATATTAAAAAACAAGCAACATTCGTAACAAAAAGTAATGATGATAGTGGTGTATCATATGCGATTAAGCATTTATTAAAGCTTTTATAA